One Dietzia sp. JS16-p6b genomic window carries:
- a CDS encoding NAD(P)-dependent alcohol dehydrogenase, giving the protein MKAVVFAGFKTFPQFKDVDRPTPGPGEVLLKVAGSGACHSDVGLFHEFPGDPTGFLTPPFTLGHEVSGWIEELGPGVTGLNTGEAFLVYGPIGCGRCKPCSRGQDTYCQDVPSVGYLATGLGRDGGMAEYMTTNARNLIPLGDADPVAAAPLADAGLTPYHAIKRVLPDLTTPGATALCIGLGGLGLVAVQIIRAMTGATVYATDTKPEAVAAAEADGAIGIPSEGAAETLRELTGGRGVTAVFDIVGSSPTLELAASVVAQQGSVTVVGLAGADFPWNVFRLPYEVNFSSTYWGTLEDLHEVVDLYRAGKINPEVHVYPLDQALEVYQKLVDGRVSGRAVIAPHGG; this is encoded by the coding sequence ATGAAGGCAGTCGTGTTCGCGGGCTTCAAGACCTTCCCCCAATTCAAGGACGTCGACAGACCCACCCCCGGCCCGGGCGAGGTCCTGCTCAAGGTGGCCGGTTCGGGCGCCTGCCATTCCGATGTGGGCCTGTTCCATGAGTTCCCCGGCGACCCCACCGGCTTCCTCACCCCGCCGTTCACCCTGGGCCACGAGGTCTCCGGATGGATCGAGGAGCTCGGCCCCGGCGTCACCGGCCTGAACACGGGCGAGGCGTTCCTGGTCTACGGGCCGATCGGGTGCGGTCGGTGCAAGCCGTGTTCGCGGGGGCAGGACACCTACTGCCAGGACGTGCCGTCGGTGGGGTACCTGGCCACCGGGCTCGGCCGGGACGGCGGCATGGCCGAGTACATGACCACCAACGCGCGCAACCTCATCCCGCTGGGCGATGCCGACCCCGTCGCCGCCGCTCCCCTGGCGGACGCCGGCCTCACCCCGTACCACGCCATCAAGCGGGTGCTGCCGGACCTGACCACCCCGGGCGCGACCGCACTCTGCATCGGCCTGGGCGGCCTGGGTCTGGTGGCGGTGCAGATCATCCGGGCCATGACCGGGGCCACGGTGTACGCCACCGACACCAAGCCGGAGGCCGTCGCCGCCGCGGAGGCCGACGGGGCGATCGGCATCCCGAGCGAGGGCGCCGCCGAGACCCTCCGCGAGCTCACCGGCGGCCGCGGCGTCACCGCGGTGTTCGACATCGTGGGCTCCTCCCCCACTCTGGAACTCGCCGCCTCGGTGGTGGCCCAGCAGGGCTCGGTCACGGTGGTCGGCCTGGCCGGCGCCGACTTCCCCTGGAACGTCTTCCGCCTGCCCTACGAGGTCAACTTCTCCTCCACCTACTGGGGCACCCTCGAGGACCTCCACGAGGTGGTGGACCTGTACCGGGCCGGCAAGATCAACCCGGAGGTCCACGTGTATCCCCTGGACCAGGCCCTGGAGGTGTACCAGAAGCTCGTCGACGGCCGGGTCAGCGGACGCGCGGTGATCGCCCCCCATGGCGGATAG
- a CDS encoding SHOCT domain-containing protein, with protein sequence MFDDYGFWSVLWSVFWIFALVAYLFALFSVIADLFSDHQLSGWWKAVWVFCLVFVPFLTVLVYLIARGPGMQERAELRLNRDQRNFDDYIRKISHSTSPADEITKARALLDQGTISPQEYEALKARALGQPG encoded by the coding sequence ATGTTCGACGACTACGGTTTCTGGAGCGTGCTCTGGTCAGTCTTCTGGATCTTCGCGCTGGTCGCCTATCTGTTCGCATTGTTCTCGGTGATCGCAGACCTTTTCAGCGATCACCAGCTCAGCGGCTGGTGGAAGGCGGTCTGGGTGTTCTGCCTCGTGTTCGTGCCGTTCCTGACGGTCCTGGTGTATCTCATCGCCCGGGGCCCCGGTATGCAGGAACGTGCAGAACTGAGGCTGAATCGCGACCAGCGCAATTTCGACGACTACATTCGGAAGATCTCGCATTCGACAAGCCCTGCCGACGAGATCACCAAGGCCCGCGCTCTTCTCGATCAGGGGACCATTTCTCCACAGGAGTACGAGGCGCTCAAGGCCAGGGCATTAGGCCAACCCGGGTGA
- a CDS encoding 1-phosphofructokinase family hexose kinase — MSGRVGHVVIFAPSPVLTITVEDHDGDVAIHLHPGGQGVWQARMVRALGTEVTLCAGFAGETGTVLQHLIRDEGFRLVAVERKEGYGAAYIHDRRQGSRRVVADTKGDSLSRHDLDRLYGLTLREAIGSDVVLLSGPAGGGVVPADVYRRLAADLRTCRCRVMVDLIGERLDSALQGGVDVVKVSHEELLADGRISSVDVREIVSAMHAIRSAGAETVIVTRAEKGLLLLDDEGVREVVAPAMQVEDSTGAGDSFTAATAAVLARGSGIEEAVSLGAAAGALNVTRHGLGTGELSTIRRFSEFVQISPYDWQRPPEVRITPAQLSDFIRRG, encoded by the coding sequence GTGAGCGGCCGGGTGGGGCACGTCGTGATCTTCGCGCCGTCACCCGTACTGACGATCACGGTGGAAGACCACGACGGTGACGTGGCGATTCACCTGCACCCGGGTGGGCAGGGCGTGTGGCAGGCCCGGATGGTGCGCGCTCTGGGCACGGAGGTGACCCTGTGCGCGGGGTTCGCCGGAGAGACCGGGACAGTGCTGCAGCATCTCATCCGGGACGAAGGTTTTCGTCTGGTCGCGGTGGAACGGAAGGAAGGCTACGGCGCCGCATACATCCACGACCGTCGGCAGGGCAGTCGGCGGGTCGTCGCCGACACCAAGGGTGATTCGTTGTCGCGCCACGACCTCGACAGGTTGTACGGCCTGACACTCCGTGAAGCCATCGGCTCGGATGTGGTGCTTCTCAGCGGTCCCGCCGGCGGGGGCGTCGTACCTGCCGACGTCTACCGACGGCTCGCGGCGGACCTGCGCACCTGCCGGTGCAGAGTGATGGTCGACCTCATCGGGGAGCGGCTCGATTCCGCCCTCCAGGGTGGGGTGGACGTCGTCAAGGTCAGCCACGAGGAGTTGCTGGCGGATGGCAGGATCTCCTCGGTCGACGTGCGGGAGATCGTCTCGGCGATGCACGCGATCCGCAGTGCGGGCGCGGAGACGGTGATCGTGACCCGCGCCGAGAAGGGTTTGCTCCTCCTCGACGACGAGGGAGTCCGCGAGGTCGTCGCGCCGGCCATGCAGGTCGAGGACTCGACGGGCGCTGGCGACAGCTTCACCGCCGCGACCGCAGCGGTTCTTGCCCGGGGTTCGGGGATCGAGGAGGCGGTGTCACTGGGGGCGGCGGCCGGAGCGTTGAACGTCACGCGACACGGTCTGGGCACCGGCGAGTTGTCCACCATCAGGAGATTCAGCGAATTCGTGCAGATCAGTCCCTATGACTGGCAACGGCCTCCGGAGGTGCGGATCACGCCCGCCCAGCTTTCCGACTTCATCCGAAGGGGGTGA
- the surE gene encoding 5'/3'-nucleotidase SurE, translating to MVTNDDGLDSPGLLALAGAARASGLDVVVAAPVEEASGSSASITATEASAVTAAGGQGSIRVERRTLPGMEVPAFAVYAAPALIVLLAAHRAFSDGPPDLVLSGINRGANVGRAILHSGTVGAALTGGLNGARGLAVSLATDHTDAAAHWSSAAAVTSRVLPALLASSSGTVLNVNVPNTPRADGLTITSAPLAPFGIVHTTMVEAGSNHVHLILADTPEEHEAHTDAALLGAGVATVTSITGIGERGSNLDTVVNPENADAG from the coding sequence TTGGTCACCAATGACGACGGTCTGGACTCTCCGGGCCTGTTGGCATTGGCCGGAGCGGCACGCGCAAGCGGGCTGGATGTGGTGGTGGCGGCGCCGGTGGAAGAAGCCAGCGGCAGCAGTGCGTCCATCACCGCCACCGAGGCTTCCGCCGTCACCGCCGCAGGTGGGCAGGGCAGCATCCGCGTGGAGCGTCGCACGCTTCCGGGAATGGAGGTGCCGGCGTTCGCCGTGTACGCCGCGCCGGCGCTGATCGTGTTGCTCGCAGCGCATCGTGCGTTCAGTGACGGGCCGCCGGATCTCGTCCTGTCCGGCATCAACCGCGGTGCCAACGTGGGCAGGGCGATTCTGCACTCCGGCACCGTGGGGGCCGCACTGACCGGTGGCCTCAACGGCGCCCGCGGCCTGGCGGTGTCGTTGGCGACCGATCACACGGACGCCGCAGCGCACTGGTCGAGCGCAGCGGCAGTGACCTCGCGGGTCCTCCCGGCGCTCTTGGCGAGCTCCAGCGGCACGGTGCTGAATGTCAATGTCCCCAACACCCCGCGCGCTGACGGGCTCACGATCACCAGCGCCCCGTTGGCGCCTTTCGGCATCGTCCACACCACCATGGTCGAGGCCGGCAGTAACCACGTCCATCTCATCCTGGCCGACACGCCGGAGGAGCACGAGGCCCACACCGACGCGGCGCTGCTCGGTGCGGGAGTGGCCACCGTGACCAGCATCACGGGCATCGGGGAGCGCGGATCCAACCTGGACACAGTGGTCAACCCCGAGAACGCCGACGCGGGGTGA
- a CDS encoding cation-transporting P-type ATPase has product MPVASSSDSPAPSEAGLSSGEAADRLRADGRNALPTSRPRSPLLALAAQMVNFFALMLWVAAALAWVADMPALSLAIGVVVVVNGLFAFAQQYRADRAAAALEDLLPPQVRVVRDGKVVRISAEQLVVGDAVQLEAGDRISADLRLDTAVGLAVDESLLTGESAVVHPDAGDTAYAGTFVVEGAGSATVTATGTRTRLASVAVMTHSAARPTSPLTRQLHRVVRMVSLIAAGTGVASFVVLVALGTEASEGFLFAIGVTVALVPEGLLPTVTLSLARSAQVMARDRALVKRLEAVETLGTTTYICSDKTGTLTQNRMSVRRVWTPAGTVTVSGEGYAPEGEATGGACAIRAAALATASAAACVSGRPELVDGRWTARGDPMEVALVVAQARLGGQREPVRPERRRIPFDPRARCSGAVDDDWIHLLGAAESVLPRCSGSTVAAAQEVTAAGGEGLRVVAVARAVRPETGEGEPLPWECDGMELLGLLCLEDPPREGVADALGQCRRAGVAVAMLTGDHPDTAAAIARQIGLLGAGPDASARVIAGSDLPVDDDELGELLDTDGTVVARITPEDKLRVARALQKRGHVVAMTGDGVNDGPALRQADIGVAMGAGGTDVAREAADVVLLDDHFATIVRAVELGRATWSNVRRFLTYHLTDNVAELTPFVVWALSGGTVPLALGVLQILAVDIGTDLLPALALGAEPARRQVMKGPLRTDSLLDGRILRRVFGVLGPTEALVVMSAFLAVLLMAGWSPGAAVDPGTLAAASGAAFAALVLGQFANALACRSESTWFGAIPLMSNTLLLWAQVSMLAALAVFLFVPPVHQVLGGTNPPLIGWVVAAIAIPAVLTADSLHKWRRRHGRA; this is encoded by the coding sequence ATGCCAGTCGCCTCGTCGTCCGACAGCCCGGCCCCGTCGGAGGCCGGGCTGTCTTCCGGCGAGGCCGCGGACCGGCTTCGTGCCGACGGTCGGAACGCGCTTCCCACGTCGCGGCCTCGCTCGCCCCTGTTGGCGCTGGCCGCGCAGATGGTGAACTTCTTCGCTCTCATGCTCTGGGTCGCGGCCGCCCTGGCGTGGGTGGCGGACATGCCGGCTCTGTCCCTGGCGATAGGGGTCGTGGTGGTGGTCAACGGTCTCTTCGCGTTCGCGCAGCAGTACCGAGCCGATCGCGCCGCCGCTGCACTCGAGGACCTACTCCCGCCGCAGGTGCGGGTGGTGCGGGACGGGAAGGTGGTCCGGATCTCGGCCGAGCAGTTGGTGGTGGGAGACGCTGTTCAGCTCGAGGCGGGAGACCGGATCAGTGCCGATCTCCGGCTCGACACCGCGGTGGGTCTCGCCGTGGACGAGTCGCTGCTGACCGGAGAGAGCGCGGTCGTCCACCCGGATGCCGGGGACACCGCCTACGCGGGAACCTTCGTCGTCGAAGGGGCCGGTTCGGCGACGGTCACCGCCACCGGTACGCGAACCCGACTGGCTTCTGTCGCGGTGATGACGCACTCGGCAGCCCGGCCGACGAGCCCGCTGACCCGGCAGTTGCACCGCGTGGTCAGGATGGTGTCCCTGATCGCCGCCGGCACAGGGGTCGCCTCCTTCGTCGTCCTGGTCGCCCTCGGAACCGAGGCGTCCGAGGGCTTCCTGTTCGCGATCGGTGTCACGGTCGCGCTCGTTCCCGAGGGATTGTTACCCACGGTCACCCTTTCCCTGGCGCGCAGCGCCCAGGTGATGGCTCGGGACCGGGCACTGGTCAAGAGGCTCGAGGCGGTCGAGACCCTGGGGACGACGACCTACATCTGCAGCGACAAGACCGGCACGCTGACCCAGAACCGGATGAGCGTGAGACGGGTGTGGACTCCCGCCGGCACCGTCACCGTGTCCGGAGAGGGCTACGCGCCCGAGGGAGAGGCGACGGGGGGAGCCTGCGCGATCCGAGCGGCCGCGCTCGCGACGGCATCGGCGGCGGCATGCGTCTCGGGTCGCCCGGAGCTCGTCGACGGCCGGTGGACCGCCCGGGGTGACCCGATGGAGGTGGCCCTGGTGGTGGCCCAGGCGCGTCTTGGTGGGCAGCGCGAGCCCGTACGGCCAGAGCGTCGTCGGATACCGTTCGATCCGCGGGCCCGATGCTCGGGGGCGGTCGACGATGACTGGATCCACCTGCTCGGCGCGGCCGAATCGGTCCTGCCGCGGTGCTCGGGGTCCACCGTGGCGGCCGCACAGGAGGTGACGGCTGCGGGCGGCGAAGGTTTGCGGGTGGTGGCGGTCGCCCGAGCCGTTCGTCCGGAGACCGGGGAGGGGGAGCCTCTCCCCTGGGAATGCGACGGCATGGAGCTGCTCGGGCTGCTCTGCCTCGAGGACCCTCCCCGTGAGGGTGTGGCCGACGCGCTGGGTCAATGCCGCCGGGCCGGGGTCGCCGTGGCGATGCTCACCGGTGACCATCCCGACACCGCCGCTGCGATCGCCCGGCAGATCGGCCTGCTCGGCGCCGGGCCGGATGCCTCCGCACGGGTGATCGCGGGTTCCGATCTTCCCGTTGATGACGACGAGCTCGGAGAGCTGCTCGACACCGACGGGACGGTGGTCGCGCGGATCACCCCGGAGGACAAGCTGCGCGTCGCCAGGGCGTTGCAGAAGCGCGGCCACGTCGTGGCGATGACCGGTGACGGGGTCAACGACGGGCCTGCGTTACGGCAGGCCGATATCGGCGTGGCGATGGGAGCGGGCGGCACCGACGTCGCACGCGAGGCCGCCGATGTCGTGCTGCTCGACGACCACTTCGCCACTATCGTCCGCGCGGTGGAACTGGGCAGAGCGACGTGGTCCAACGTGAGGCGGTTCCTCACGTACCACCTCACCGACAACGTCGCCGAGCTCACACCTTTCGTCGTATGGGCACTCAGTGGCGGCACGGTGCCCCTCGCTCTCGGCGTGTTGCAGATCCTCGCAGTGGACATCGGCACCGATCTGCTGCCCGCGCTCGCCCTGGGAGCGGAACCGGCCAGGCGCCAGGTGATGAAAGGGCCGCTGCGCACCGATTCGTTGCTGGACGGGCGAATCCTGCGACGGGTGTTCGGTGTGCTCGGTCCCACGGAGGCGCTGGTCGTCATGTCCGCATTTCTCGCGGTTCTCCTGATGGCCGGGTGGTCCCCGGGCGCCGCCGTCGACCCGGGCACACTGGCGGCGGCGTCAGGAGCAGCCTTCGCCGCCCTGGTACTGGGCCAGTTCGCCAACGCACTGGCGTGCCGTTCCGAATCCACGTGGTTCGGCGCGATCCCTCTCATGTCCAACACGCTCCTGCTGTGGGCTCAGGTATCGATGCTCGCCGCCCTCGCCGTCTTCCTGTTCGTGCCGCCGGTCCACCAGGTGTTGGGAGGAACGAATCCACCTCTCATCGGTTGGGTGGTGGCCGCGATCGCCATCCCTGCGGTGCTCACGGCTGACAGTCTCCACAAGTGGCGGCGTCGCCACGGGCGCGCCTGA
- a CDS encoding ISL3 family transposase, translating into MNATASLLADTICRTVELGVTITDAAVADELTHLFCAPVTLDPICAECGMAGRLRDHVQRKVTDLPIVGHPTRLHVRVPRFTCDNTECATRIFQQRMPALAEPRAKTTRRCSRWILQRLAIDRTSVSAVAKALGLGWDLVNDLAVSEVRTMVYEQPGHFDGVRVLGVDEHKWKHVRGDGSSAFVTVLVDLTPVVDGTGPSRLLDMVPGRSAKVLTEWLDARDQVFRDRVKVVTMDGFAGYHTAAASAVPAARTVMDPFHVVHLAADKLTVCRQRIQQATTGHRGRTGDPLYGIRRTLRTRAELLTDKQKMRLFQAFTAHDAHAAVEVTYGVYQRLITAYEASGKREGKIAMYKLLKSIRAGVPAELPELAQLGRSLWKRHREILAYFDVGASNGPVEAINGRLEHLRGIALGFRNLKHYILRSLIHSGQLQDRINAL; encoded by the coding sequence TTGAACGCTACCGCCAGCCTGCTCGCCGACACCATCTGCCGCACCGTCGAGCTCGGGGTGACCATCACCGACGCCGCTGTGGCTGACGAGCTCACGCACCTGTTCTGCGCCCCGGTCACACTCGACCCGATCTGCGCCGAGTGCGGGATGGCGGGCCGTTTGCGGGACCACGTCCAGCGGAAGGTCACGGATCTACCGATCGTCGGGCATCCCACCAGACTGCACGTGCGGGTACCGCGCTTCACCTGCGACAACACCGAGTGCGCTACGAGGATCTTCCAGCAGCGGATGCCGGCGTTGGCCGAGCCGCGGGCCAAGACCACCCGCCGCTGCAGCCGCTGGATCCTGCAGCGTCTGGCGATCGACCGCACCAGCGTGTCCGCCGTGGCCAAGGCCCTCGGGCTGGGGTGGGACCTGGTCAATGACCTGGCGGTCTCGGAGGTTCGCACGATGGTCTACGAGCAGCCCGGACACTTCGACGGAGTCCGCGTTCTCGGTGTCGATGAGCACAAATGGAAGCACGTGCGCGGCGACGGCAGCAGTGCGTTCGTCACCGTCCTGGTCGACCTGACCCCGGTCGTGGACGGCACCGGCCCGTCTCGCCTGTTGGACATGGTCCCGGGCCGTTCGGCGAAGGTCCTCACCGAGTGGCTGGACGCCCGTGACCAGGTGTTTCGAGACCGGGTCAAGGTTGTCACGATGGACGGGTTCGCCGGCTACCACACCGCCGCCGCCAGCGCGGTGCCCGCTGCCCGGACGGTGATGGACCCGTTCCACGTCGTGCACCTGGCCGCCGACAAGCTCACCGTGTGCCGCCAACGCATCCAGCAGGCCACCACCGGGCACCGGGGCCGCACGGGCGACCCGCTGTACGGCATCCGCCGCACCCTGCGAACCCGCGCTGAACTGCTGACCGACAAGCAGAAGATGCGCCTGTTCCAAGCGTTCACCGCCCATGACGCGCACGCGGCGGTGGAGGTCACCTACGGCGTCTACCAGCGACTCATCACTGCTTACGAAGCCTCGGGCAAGCGGGAGGGCAAGATCGCTATGTACAAGCTCCTCAAGTCGATCCGGGCCGGTGTACCCGCCGAACTCCCCGAGCTCGCGCAGCTCGGCCGTTCGCTGTGGAAGCGGCATCGGGAGATCCTGGCCTACTTCGACGTGGGCGCTTCCAACGGCCCCGTCGAAGCCATCAACGGACGCCTCGAGCACCTCCGCGGAATCGCCCTGGGCTTCCGGAACCTCAAGCACTACATCTTGCGGTCACTGATCCACTCCGGACAGCTTCAGGACCGGATCAATGCACTCTAA
- a CDS encoding phosphatidylglycerol lysyltransferase domain-containing protein yields MRTTVSTARRYAARAWSTSPVTITLLAVMWVVAAVTGTATFGPGPEWLDRVAAGSASLGHGHLWTLITSGLFVSGLGGLLASTALLLVAGPVAERLLGGARLLAVALISQVAGVLGGVGRDLLVGVLSHGDGGSTTAHPHSWVDPLPWILGVLLAATGRMPTLWRRRIRAVVLAALVTLLLFAGHPQDAVRLSGALAGLAVGALQARGRHHTPLLGGSVRETRTLVALVVAATVLGPLVVSLSSGAVGPLAPLSQLVREVPYTPAQVAELCDAAPGGIDCWNARQLLRLTGVGPLALTLMPSVLILVLADGLRRGRRAARWWALAAYGTQLAASVALLVTGPIEGGHGRRQLIFGAAPHALTVWVVSPLVVLAAVLLTLTFTGRFFRMRASRRAVRRATLSIAAVVLGGFVAFVGLGAVVTEGVAASGLSDPSIAELAGDYPARLIPPAYLGLFGPTLLPVSDAATALFEWIGVAVWAGVIVILWRLLRARRRDEDPAAHERLRELLHTPGGSSLSWMTTWDGNEYWFTSQHPPGRPSVVAFRVVGRVALTTGGPVGPPDQAGPAALEFAEHCALQGLAPCFYSVDDELAAALRAAGWSSVQVAEETVIPLPDLAFTGKRFQDVRTALNRARKEQVTATWTTFAEAPLTLTQQIVAISEEWVADKGLPEMGFTLGGIDELRDPEVRLLLAVDGDDVVHGVTSWLPVYREGVAVGLTLDFMRRRTGGFRPTTEFLIASAALTAKEEGLEFLSLSGAPLGHGRREPGDGAPTAKQDATALSAALDRVGETLEPVYGFRSLLAFKAKFHPEYRPLHLCYPDAATLPAIGVAVGRAYLPKVGLGQGARLVATLRRARR; encoded by the coding sequence ATGAGAACGACGGTCTCCACCGCGCGCCGGTACGCGGCCCGGGCATGGTCGACCTCTCCGGTCACCATCACACTGCTCGCCGTGATGTGGGTGGTGGCCGCGGTGACCGGCACGGCGACCTTCGGCCCGGGCCCCGAGTGGCTCGACCGGGTCGCGGCGGGGTCCGCGTCGCTCGGACACGGCCACCTCTGGACCCTCATCACGTCCGGGCTGTTCGTCTCCGGCCTCGGCGGTCTCCTCGCCTCCACGGCGCTACTGCTGGTGGCGGGGCCGGTCGCCGAGCGACTCCTGGGCGGGGCCCGCCTGCTGGCCGTGGCCCTCATCTCTCAAGTCGCGGGCGTTCTCGGCGGTGTCGGTCGCGACCTGCTGGTCGGCGTCCTGTCCCACGGGGACGGGGGGTCGACGACGGCCCACCCGCACTCGTGGGTCGACCCGCTGCCGTGGATCCTCGGGGTCCTGCTGGCCGCGACGGGCCGGATGCCGACACTGTGGCGACGCCGGATCCGCGCGGTGGTCCTGGCCGCTCTCGTCACGCTCCTGCTGTTCGCCGGGCATCCCCAGGATGCGGTCCGGTTGTCCGGGGCACTGGCCGGACTCGCCGTCGGCGCCCTGCAGGCGAGGGGCCGCCACCACACCCCGCTGCTCGGCGGATCGGTCCGGGAGACACGCACCCTCGTGGCCCTGGTGGTGGCGGCCACCGTCCTGGGACCCCTCGTCGTCTCCCTCTCCTCAGGCGCGGTCGGGCCCCTGGCGCCACTGAGCCAACTCGTCCGCGAGGTGCCGTACACCCCGGCGCAGGTCGCGGAGCTGTGCGACGCCGCGCCGGGCGGGATCGACTGCTGGAACGCCAGACAGCTTCTCCGCCTGACCGGGGTCGGCCCCCTCGCCCTCACCCTCATGCCGTCCGTGCTCATCCTCGTCCTGGCCGACGGGCTTCGACGCGGCAGGCGCGCCGCGCGCTGGTGGGCGCTGGCCGCGTACGGTACCCAGCTCGCCGCCTCGGTCGCTCTGCTCGTCACCGGCCCGATCGAGGGCGGGCACGGACGACGCCAACTGATCTTCGGGGCCGCTCCACACGCGCTCACGGTCTGGGTGGTCTCCCCGTTGGTCGTCCTGGCCGCGGTTCTGCTCACCCTGACGTTCACCGGCCGGTTCTTCCGCATGCGGGCGAGCCGCCGTGCGGTCAGACGGGCGACCCTGTCGATCGCGGCGGTGGTGCTCGGCGGGTTCGTCGCGTTCGTCGGTCTCGGCGCGGTGGTTACCGAGGGCGTCGCGGCCTCGGGCCTGTCCGATCCGTCGATCGCCGAGCTCGCCGGCGACTATCCGGCCCGCCTCATCCCTCCCGCGTACCTGGGCCTGTTCGGACCGACCCTGCTCCCCGTCTCCGACGCGGCGACGGCGCTGTTCGAGTGGATCGGGGTCGCCGTCTGGGCCGGGGTCATCGTGATCCTGTGGCGCCTGCTGCGGGCGCGCCGGAGAGACGAGGACCCGGCGGCGCACGAGCGCCTGCGGGAGCTGCTGCACACTCCGGGCGGGTCCTCGCTGTCGTGGATGACGACCTGGGACGGAAATGAGTACTGGTTCACCAGCCAGCACCCGCCGGGCCGCCCGTCCGTGGTGGCCTTCCGGGTGGTGGGCCGGGTCGCACTGACCACCGGAGGCCCGGTCGGGCCACCGGACCAGGCCGGACCCGCGGCGTTGGAGTTCGCCGAACACTGTGCCCTCCAGGGCCTGGCTCCCTGTTTCTACTCCGTCGACGACGAGCTGGCGGCGGCGCTGCGGGCGGCGGGATGGTCCTCGGTCCAGGTGGCCGAGGAGACAGTGATCCCTCTGCCCGACCTGGCGTTCACCGGCAAGCGGTTCCAGGACGTCCGCACCGCCCTGAACCGGGCGCGAAAGGAACAGGTGACGGCCACGTGGACGACCTTCGCTGAGGCCCCCTTGACGCTGACCCAGCAGATCGTGGCGATCTCCGAGGAATGGGTGGCCGACAAGGGCCTGCCCGAGATGGGTTTCACCCTCGGCGGGATCGACGAGCTCCGCGATCCCGAGGTGCGCCTGCTGCTGGCCGTCGACGGGGACGACGTGGTCCACGGGGTGACGTCGTGGCTGCCCGTCTACCGAGAGGGCGTTGCCGTGGGACTCACCTTGGACTTCATGCGCCGCCGGACCGGCGGCTTCCGGCCGACGACCGAGTTCCTCATCGCCTCTGCCGCGCTCACCGCCAAGGAGGAGGGCCTGGAGTTCCTCAGCCTGTCCGGGGCACCGCTGGGTCACGGCCGGCGTGAACCCGGAGACGGCGCACCGACCGCGAAGCAGGACGCCACCGCGCTCTCGGCCGCCCTGGACCGCGTGGGAGAGACACTCGAGCCCGTCTACGGGTTCCGCTCACTCCTCGCCTTCAAGGCCAAGTTCCACCCGGAGTACCGCCCTCTACATCTGTGCTACCCGGATGCGGCGACCCTCCCGGCGATCGGCGTCGCGGTGGGACGGGCCTACCTCCCGAAGGTGGGACTCGGCCAGGGAGCCCGCCTCGTGGCCACGCTGAGGCGGGCCCGCCGCTGA